The nucleotide sequence AAGCAAAAAGTCGCTGCTGCTCAGTTAGGGTTGAGCATCCGCCAGATAAAGCGTTTGGTTAAGCGCTTCAAACGGGAAGGGCCGTCTGCCTTGGTCTCCCGCCGCCGGGGTCGGCCGAGCAACCGGTGTCTGCCCGAGGAAACACGCAACAAAGCGATCGAGCTCATACAGAAACGTTACCATGACTTTGGACCGACCCTTGCCCATGAGAAGCTCACCGAGAAACACGAGTTCTCCCTTTCCGTAGAGACCTTGGCAAATACCTCTTTACGAGCCAGGGGTTAAACCGTTTTTCTGAAAGCGTGATTCGGAAAGAGGACCCGAG is from bacterium and encodes:
- a CDS encoding helix-turn-helix domain-containing protein encodes the protein MSEEIFTMSHKELDRVTVMNALVSGAIKQKVAAAQLGLSIRQIKRLVKRFKREGPSALVSRRRGRPSNRCLPEETRNKAIELIQKRYHDFGPTLAHEKLTEKHEFSLSVETLANTSLRARG